In the genome of Daucus carota subsp. sativus chromosome 9, DH1 v3.0, whole genome shotgun sequence, the window GTGGAATTCtggtatataattaaaaattaacgaATTTTTGTGTGCCGACTGATTTAGGCCATGTGTTATTCGAACCAGGGTTATAGAGGTAAAATACAGTTCTTTAAGTGATTCTATCTGCTCCTTCAAACCCAAAAGTTAGATGATTTTAGCCAAAGTTAAGATTTGATAGCATAATCTGTATtgtgttttttaattattttgtaaacaaaaatttatatttaaataaattgtttGATCTATTCAAAACTATTGTAGGGCCTATAGAcaattattatacaatatattcattattataacATCTCCAACGACCAACGTGGTTGGCTATAATGGTTGGTTAAATTGGAACCTTTAAAATATaatgcaaaatttaaaatttccaagacattttgcttcgataatattgtttatattgattgattatatcttaaaactagtatattattattagaggtaattgcatatcgcactccctaagtatcgttcaaaaacgatagagtacctatactttaagaaattcaactcgcaccccttatctttacttctcaaaaccgagatgcaccccctgccattaacttccgttaactcagtgcactccgttaagtcactatatatataattgcaattcgaaCCCCctaaacgatattgtacccatactttTGGAAACCCAAACCGCACCAcatatctttacatttcaagaacgatacgcacctcCTCCGTTGAATTCTGTTACCTTCTGTTAAAATACtcatccgtctcaatttacatgtcctttttgctttttgagaagtcagattgactaatttttgaccaactattaaaaaaatatttatttattattttaggaaatagaaagttacatattaaaatatactaaattttgttttaaaaaaatatcatcaaaaagtaaatctagcctattttaatagaggtaaataatagggggtccgaattgcagttacctctattatttgcgaaattcggaccctctattatttgcgaaaacaaatagactggatttactttttgatgatattttttttaattttttgtttaattaagttatgtccaagtcaaaatgattttacatattgaatgattttaaatttttagtgacatatgtattaggtacttaaaatatacactattttaaatataaaaaataaatattatgtgatattattataaataatacataaatttatctattgattaaaatatataaatttcgcaacggaaggtaacggaattcaacggagggggtgcgtatcgttcttgagatgtaaaaataggtggtgcgattcgaggtttcaaaaatatgggtacatatcgtttttgaacgtaagttagggggtccgaattacaattatatatatagtgacttaacggagtgcaccgagttaacggaagttaactgCAGGGGGTGCATCTCAGTTTTGAGAAGTATAGATAAGAGTTGCGAGTTGAGTTTCATAAAGTATaggtactctatcgtttttgaacgatacttagggggtgcgatatgcaattacctcttattattattttaaatttttataaataaaatatattattttaatataataatacatgATATATAATATGACGGTCGCTATATATCAGTAGTCATTCGATAGGTATATAACTATTCCTAAGAAAGTTTTCTAGTATTTCTTTGATTACATGGTATAACTATCTGGCCGATCGATATGGAAtaaatttttccttttttttcttctaattgTGATATGGAATAACTTCAGCATGCTAATTCTGATATTTCTGGTAAACGATTTGTTCGAATATCATACTCTTGTTTtctgaataatttatatttgacaACTCTGCTCGGCACAGATTTTAGGTCTCTCTAAAATATTGTTTGATAAGATTGTTTATTGCTTTAGCTTTTCGTTATACGTGATCAAAATGCCGAATTGTTTCCATTCAAAAATCATTTTCCATCcttaaaacaaattaattatgtTAAACCTAATCTATTAATTAGAGCCTACGCCAGCATAAATTAACCCTAACTTGACCATCAAGTAACACCCCTCCCATgcaaacacatatataaacacatTCTTCTTCTTTGCATCAACAACAATCTACATCGCCCCCATCCTAAAATTTATAGACACATTCACCTCCATGGCTAAACCAATGATGGGACTCACTGAAAACAACTCAGCCACATACTTGTCCTCTGGCAATCCATGCCTTGACTTGTTCTTCCATGTTGTCCCTGACACCCCTGCTTCTCAGCTTGTCGAACGTCTCGAAGCGTCATGGGCTCATGATCCATTGACTACCCTGAAGCTCATCTGCAATCTTCGAGGCGTTCGAGGCACTGGCAAATCCGATAAAGAAGGGTTCTACACTGCTGCACTTTGGCTTCACAAAAACCATCCCAAAACCCTAGCATGCAATGTGCATGCTTTTGCTTTGTTTGGTTACTTCAAGGATCTGTTGGAGATCATGTTTCGTGTACTTGAAGGCCCTGATGCGAGAAGTATAATGAGGGAGGAGTGGAAATCTATCAAGAGTGGCTCGAGAAGTAAGGGTGTAAAGAGGAAGTTTGAGGATGGTAATGATGGGGAAAAGGAGAATGCTGATACTAAAGAGGCCAGGAAGAAGCGGAGAAAAAGAGCGAAGGTGCCTAGAGAAGAGAGGATTGAGGCCAATAGGTTTAAATTGATGGGAGAGCAACAAAGGGCTAGGGATTTGAGAAAGGACAAGGAGCTTGAGAGATCAAAGAAAGCTATGGATATGTATAATACTGATGTGGATTATCAGTTCTTGTTTGAGAGTATTTCATCTCTTTTCGCGGACTTATTGAAGGCAGACATAGAGTTTGTGAATTCTAATGAGGCGAAGAATATCAGTTTGGCTGGAAAGTGGTGCCCTACTATTGATTCTTCCTACGATAGGTACACGTTGATATGTGCTAGTATCGCAAAGAAACTCTTCCCCTGTGAATCAGACCCTGAGTATGAAGGAATTGCGGATGATCAGTATGTGTTTAGAGTTAGGCATAGGTTGAGGAAACAAGTTCTTGTTCCGCTTCATGAGGCCCTCAAGTTGCCTGAGGTTTATATGAGTGCAAGAG includes:
- the LOC108201649 gene encoding uncharacterized protein LOC108201649, which codes for MAKPMMGLTENNSATYLSSGNPCLDLFFHVVPDTPASQLVERLEASWAHDPLTTLKLICNLRGVRGTGKSDKEGFYTAALWLHKNHPKTLACNVHAFALFGYFKDLLEIMFRVLEGPDARSIMREEWKSIKSGSRSKGVKRKFEDGNDGEKENADTKEARKKRRKRAKVPREERIEANRFKLMGEQQRARDLRKDKELERSKKAMDMYNTDVDYQFLFESISSLFADLLKADIEFVNSNEAKNISLAGKWCPTIDSSYDRYTLICASIAKKLFPCESDPEYEGIADDQYVFRVRHRLRKQVLVPLHEALKLPEVYMSAREWGSVAYNRVASVAMKKYTNIFKDHDEERFTKYLENVKQGKTKIAAGALLPHKIVKACLNPYSKNEEEKTVAELQWKRMVDDVTKKGKLTNCIAVCDVSGSMIGTPMEVSVSLGMLVSELSEEPWKGQVITFSENPQLHIIKGDTLKEKAEFVRDMQWNMNTDFQKVFDRILEIAVTAQLSQEQMIKTVFVFSDMEFDQASANPWKTDYKVIKKKFRKSGYRVPEIVFWNLRSSSSTPVKATQNGVAMLSGFSKNLLTLFLNGTEEINPELVMEAAISGEEYQRLALYD